One part of the Sulfolobus tengchongensis genome encodes these proteins:
- a CDS encoding thiamine pyrophosphate-requiring protein, whose protein sequence is MNAGKAFLSILKESGVDRIFMVSGTDYASFIEAKVEDPNLPEFEIVPHEITAISTAIGYALGNKLGVVAVHTTPGTANALGGIMGAYTSRIPLLVIAGRSPYTEKGYNASRNLRIHWTQEARDQGELVRQYTKYDFEIRMPDQIPAVLSRAIQIMMSEPRGPVYIILPREVSTEEVKEVMKIPMDYYEPAPSPEKVSKAKEMLENSERPVIITWRAGRRKEWFNSLKRFAEKHNIPVLNYTGEVLNYPSNGDMALDKFDLKKADLLIVVEAEVPYFPKKTDIDIPIIKVDVEPSYSYIPYYGFRCDLCIQSTPSNFFDLISIKPKNYEEIRELRIKQEEHKKQEIERLRDVKPIHPKYLSYEIGNIASNYGFTIFNEYQFNPRYAKLNEYGSYFADLSVGYLGLMLGAGVGYKIATNRDVIITTGDGSFIFGVPEAFYFIASKYPVMVVIFDNGGWLASAEAVNEVFPEGLAKAKRYYPGAGFERRFEIGKTVEAFHGYYELVEDPWEIRSALIRGIEKVRKENKISVIQVIVDKVR, encoded by the coding sequence ATGAACGCGGGTAAAGCGTTCTTATCGATTCTCAAGGAAAGTGGAGTAGATAGAATATTTATGGTATCTGGTACAGATTATGCTTCATTTATAGAGGCAAAAGTTGAGGATCCTAATTTGCCGGAGTTCGAAATAGTTCCTCATGAGATAACTGCTATATCAACAGCAATAGGTTATGCATTAGGAAATAAATTAGGTGTGGTTGCCGTTCATACAACTCCCGGTACTGCAAACGCGTTAGGCGGAATAATGGGTGCTTATACTTCTAGGATACCACTTTTGGTAATTGCGGGAAGAAGCCCATATACTGAAAAAGGCTATAATGCAAGTAGAAATTTAAGGATTCATTGGACCCAAGAGGCTAGAGATCAAGGGGAGCTAGTTAGACAGTATACTAAATACGATTTCGAAATACGAATGCCAGATCAAATACCTGCAGTGTTATCTAGAGCAATTCAAATAATGATGAGTGAACCTAGAGGTCCAGTTTATATTATATTACCTAGAGAGGTTAGTACAGAAGAAGTTAAAGAAGTTATGAAAATACCGATGGACTATTATGAACCTGCCCCTTCTCCAGAGAAAGTTAGCAAGGCAAAAGAAATGTTAGAAAATTCAGAGAGACCAGTTATAATTACTTGGAGAGCAGGAAGAAGAAAGGAATGGTTTAATTCCCTAAAGAGATTTGCCGAAAAGCATAACATTCCAGTTTTAAATTACACTGGTGAGGTATTAAATTATCCCAGTAATGGAGATATGGCATTAGATAAGTTTGACTTAAAAAAGGCTGATTTATTAATTGTAGTTGAAGCAGAAGTTCCGTACTTTCCAAAGAAGACTGATATAGATATACCAATTATAAAAGTGGATGTAGAACCTTCGTATTCTTATATACCCTATTACGGTTTTAGATGCGACTTATGTATTCAATCTACTCCTAGTAACTTTTTTGATTTGATTTCAATAAAACCTAAAAATTATGAAGAGATTAGGGAACTAAGGATTAAGCAGGAAGAGCATAAGAAGCAAGAAATTGAGAGATTAAGAGATGTAAAACCCATTCATCCTAAGTATCTATCATATGAAATAGGGAACATAGCTTCAAATTACGGTTTTACAATATTTAATGAGTATCAATTTAATCCTAGATATGCTAAATTAAACGAGTATGGTTCCTATTTTGCAGATCTTTCTGTAGGCTATCTAGGTTTGATGTTAGGAGCTGGAGTAGGTTATAAGATTGCAACTAATAGAGACGTAATTATAACTACTGGTGATGGTTCTTTCATATTTGGTGTCCCTGAGGCATTTTACTTTATAGCTTCGAAGTATCCAGTGATGGTAGTTATATTTGATAATGGGGGTTGGTTAGCCTCAGCTGAGGCCGTAAATGAAGTTTTCCCAGAGGGACTTGCTAAGGCGAAGAGATATTATCCTGGAGCAGGATTTGAGAGAAGATTTGAAATAGGTAAAACTGTTGAAGCTTTCCACGGTTACTATGAGTTAGTTGAAGATCCTTGGGAAATTAGGTCTGCATTGATAAGAGGCATTGAGAAGGTGAGAAAAGAGAATAAAATATCAGTAATTCAAGTTATAGTGGATAAGGTGAGGTAA
- a CDS encoding acetyl ornithine aminotransferase family protein — MTDKIFQIIKDDQEYLMQSFRRWYPFIIDHGSGSLVYDVDGKEYIDFNAGIGVIALGHGNTKIIDAVKAQMEKFFHYSLTDFYYEIAVDVAKKLSSFMPYSAKVFYTNSGTESVEAAIKIARGHTGRQWIIGFINSFHGRTLGSLAFTSSKAIQRKSFSPLLPSTYLVPYPDKRDPLCKEDCTESLLAFIEDWIFKKIVDPTEVAAFIAEPIQGEGGVIVPPKDFFYKLNSLLKKYGILLILDEVQTGIGRTGKMFAFEHFNVVPDIICLAKALGGGIPLGAVIGRKEIMDLPPGSHANTFGGNPLALAASKVILDEVPKLLDHVSSVGKEIMEELESTKSPYLYEVRGLGLLIGAELRKDNRPFSEGLEKVLYNSFRRGVLAIGAGESVVRIEPPLTIEEELAIKGTKIIKEEIEKL, encoded by the coding sequence ATGACCGATAAAATTTTTCAGATCATAAAAGATGATCAAGAGTACCTAATGCAGTCCTTTAGGAGATGGTACCCATTCATAATTGATCATGGTTCTGGATCACTAGTTTATGATGTGGATGGTAAGGAATATATTGATTTTAACGCAGGTATTGGAGTAATAGCCTTAGGTCACGGTAATACCAAAATAATTGACGCAGTTAAAGCTCAGATGGAGAAATTCTTCCACTACAGTCTTACTGACTTTTATTATGAAATAGCGGTTGATGTAGCTAAAAAATTGTCCTCATTTATGCCGTATTCTGCTAAAGTATTTTACACGAATAGTGGCACTGAAAGCGTTGAGGCTGCAATAAAAATTGCTAGAGGACATACCGGAAGACAGTGGATCATCGGATTTATCAACTCCTTTCATGGAAGAACTTTAGGTTCGTTAGCTTTTACCTCTAGTAAGGCAATACAAAGGAAATCGTTCTCACCACTTTTACCATCTACATATTTAGTACCATATCCAGATAAGAGAGATCCATTATGCAAGGAGGATTGCACTGAGAGTCTATTAGCGTTCATAGAAGATTGGATTTTCAAAAAGATAGTTGACCCTACAGAGGTAGCGGCATTTATCGCAGAACCAATACAAGGGGAAGGTGGAGTTATAGTACCGCCTAAAGATTTTTTCTATAAACTAAATAGTTTGCTCAAGAAATATGGGATATTACTAATTCTAGATGAAGTTCAGACAGGTATCGGAAGAACCGGGAAGATGTTTGCCTTTGAGCACTTTAATGTAGTTCCAGATATAATATGTTTAGCTAAAGCCTTAGGTGGAGGAATTCCACTTGGCGCGGTAATTGGGAGAAAGGAAATAATGGATTTACCACCAGGTTCCCATGCAAACACTTTCGGAGGTAATCCACTAGCGTTAGCTGCATCAAAAGTAATCCTGGATGAAGTTCCAAAACTTTTAGACCATGTAAGTAGCGTAGGTAAGGAAATCATGGAGGAACTAGAGAGCACAAAATCGCCATATTTATATGAAGTTAGGGGATTAGGACTCTTAATAGGAGCTGAGTTGAGGAAAGACAATAGGCCATTTTCAGAAGGTTTAGAGAAAGTACTATATAATTCGTTTAGAAGAGGAGTTTTAGCCATTGGAGCAGGTGAATCGGTTGTGAGAATAGAGCCTCCACTAACAATTGAAGAAGAACTTGCAATCAAAGGAACAAAGATAATAAAAGAGGAGATAGAAAAACTCTAA
- a CDS encoding cytochrome C oxidase assembly protein, protein MILTYISGLEAILAGTTIVFGGIVEGYGYGLSLGTNWPYTHDIMQLAAKRDPEAIHRILATIVGIISLIILIIHPSLISIIGFVAVIFTALLGMATLYVLAGKLPSVFQGLHDIAAYTTFVSYLLITLQGLGIFKVSLVSFLISAIIPPHFLYFVIFMGGVVTGTRRMKLKIGRPWDNSDKERNIWLQVAWTIHGILALIFIIAVVLLHYWLTLGFTILEIIAGLWVWDSTNRNPLKPGISVALHQLFSILVVIAIILNSIS, encoded by the coding sequence ATGATTCTAACTTATATCTCGGGCCTTGAGGCAATATTAGCGGGAACTACAATAGTTTTCGGTGGAATAGTAGAAGGATATGGATATGGCTTATCGTTAGGTACCAATTGGCCATACACTCATGACATTATGCAACTTGCTGCAAAAAGAGATCCCGAGGCAATACATAGAATCTTAGCCACAATAGTAGGTATTATTTCACTTATAATATTAATTATACATCCATCTCTCATATCCATAATTGGTTTTGTAGCAGTGATTTTTACCGCGTTATTAGGTATGGCAACTCTTTACGTCCTAGCGGGAAAATTGCCTTCAGTGTTTCAGGGATTACACGATATAGCAGCTTATACTACATTCGTATCATATCTACTCATTACGCTACAAGGATTAGGGATCTTTAAAGTGAGTTTGGTATCGTTCTTAATTAGTGCAATTATACCACCACATTTTCTATATTTCGTTATTTTTATGGGGGGTGTAGTTACTGGCACCAGAAGAATGAAACTAAAAATAGGTAGACCATGGGATAATAGTGATAAAGAGAGAAATATATGGCTTCAGGTTGCCTGGACAATTCATGGGATTCTTGCCCTAATCTTTATAATTGCTGTAGTATTATTGCACTACTGGTTAACATTAGGATTCACAATTTTAGAGATAATTGCTGGATTGTGGGTATGGGATTCTACTAACAGAAATCCATTAAAACCAGGAATCTCAGTTGCGTTACATCAGTTGTTTTCAATTCTTGTAGTTATCGCAATAATATTAAATAGCATCAGCTGA